A single genomic interval of Camelina sativa cultivar DH55 chromosome 11, Cs, whole genome shotgun sequence harbors:
- the LOC104722113 gene encoding ylmG homolog protein 1-2, chloroplastic produces MASSTTNSLALRASVLVNPRLPPILLRPRVSLPRKPSFNLSLQNPKTIISSAVTSAPSPVLSTDKAPSQFHFSDSTRSITTLAVLAGVVTKSLIQKLSVAMVHLSPQIQSSFRAASPLFFASLRDRPAGYLNTPLTVVAAGLSKWLDIYSGVLMVRVLLSWFPNIPWDRQPLSAIRDLCDPYLNLFRNIIPPVFDTLDVSPLLAFAVLGTLGSILNNSRG; encoded by the coding sequence ATGGCTTCTTCCACTACCAACAGTCTCGCTCTTCGCGCTTCAGTCCTCGTAAACCCAAGATTACCTCCAATCCTCCTCCGTCCACGTGTCTCCCTTCCCCGTAAACCctccttcaatctctccctccaaaaccctaaaaccatcATCTCCTCCGCCGTTACTTCCGCTCCTTCTCCGGTACTCTCAACCGATAAAGCCCCTTCTCAATTCCACTTCTCCGACTCGACTAGGTCAATCACCACACTCGCCGTTCTAGCCGGCGTCGTGACCAAATCCCTAATTCAGAAGCTCTCCGTCGCAATGGTTCACCTGTCTCCACAGATTCAGTCATCTTTCCGAGCTGCGAGTCCGTTGTTCTTCGCGTCGCTACGTGATCGTCCCGCCGGGTATCTCAACACGCCACTGACTGTAGTTGCGGCTGGGTTATCTAAATGGCTCGATATCTACAGCGGTGTTCTGATGGTCAGAGTCTTGCTCAGTTGGTTCCCTAACATCCCATGGGATCGTCAGCCTTTGTCTGCCATTAGGGATCTGTGTGATCCTTATCTTAATCTCTTCAGGAACATTATCCCTCCGGTCTTTGATACGCTTGACGTTAGCCCTTTGCTTGCTTTCGCCGTTTTGGGAACTTTGGGTTCGATTCTCAACAACAGCAGAGGATAG